In a single window of the Prochlorococcus marinus str. AS9601 genome:
- a CDS encoding PD-(D/E)XK motif protein — protein sequence MSEEKLKKIWQEVELERDKFLKEFAYKNFYSGSKKDLILIGINKDSSKGIMIRDESGRNALPKLSSSFQIERSFIEEKKSFFITIFSKETSLHEPFTYLISLIIKNIDYGLSPTLATKEAIEKFQKLFKSFGKLPSENQIVGLLGELFFVDQILKIKNDYWKGWLKPEKTIDYTYSEIDVEIKSSSYSGEDKITINRLNQLQYIKNRSRYLYYSSFIINPDGELSVPDLVDNILSQIDDKDGFRDKLSCTKYKMGDKSLWLEKRYSHLETIVFKVDENFPRINSDSFKDNKIPDGITNIKYDLALNTINDFRVEKDQFFNNFKK from the coding sequence ATGTCTGAAGAAAAATTAAAAAAAATTTGGCAAGAAGTTGAGCTAGAAAGAGATAAATTCTTAAAAGAGTTTGCTTATAAAAATTTTTATTCGGGTTCAAAAAAAGATCTGATCTTAATAGGTATAAATAAAGATTCATCTAAAGGAATAATGATCAGAGACGAAAGTGGTAGAAATGCTTTGCCGAAATTAAGTTCATCATTTCAAATTGAAAGATCTTTTATAGAAGAGAAGAAATCATTTTTTATAACTATTTTTTCCAAAGAAACTTCTTTACATGAACCTTTCACATACCTTATAAGTTTAATTATTAAGAATATCGACTATGGTTTATCTCCAACTCTTGCAACAAAAGAGGCAATAGAGAAATTTCAAAAATTATTTAAGAGTTTTGGTAAATTACCTTCAGAGAATCAAATAGTTGGCCTTTTAGGTGAATTATTTTTTGTAGATCAAATTTTAAAAATAAAAAACGATTATTGGAAAGGCTGGCTTAAACCTGAAAAAACTATAGACTATACATATTCTGAAATTGATGTCGAAATAAAATCTTCTTCCTATTCTGGGGAAGATAAAATAACAATAAATAGGTTGAATCAGCTTCAATATATTAAAAATAGATCAAGATATTTATACTATTCTAGTTTTATTATTAATCCTGATGGTGAATTATCTGTTCCAGATTTAGTAGATAACATCCTTTCTCAAATTGATGATAAAGATGGTTTTAGAGATAAGTTATCTTGCACAAAATATAAAATGGGAGATAAATCTTTATGGCTTGAAAAAAGATATTCTCATCTAGAAACAATTGTTTTTAAGGTGGATGAAAATTTTCCTAGGATAAACTCTGATTCATTCAAAGATAATAAAATTCCTGATGGAATTACTAATATTAAATATGATTTAGCCTTAAATACTATCAATGATTTCAGAGTAGAAAAAGATCAATTTTTTAATAATTTTAAAAAATAA